The following is a genomic window from Calliphora vicina chromosome 5, idCalVici1.1, whole genome shotgun sequence.
GCCTGAGGTATTTGTGAAACGATCATAAATAAAGATGGCCGTAATAGTGCGGTTATTGGTTTGACCctaaaaacaaacagaaacacACACAAACTCTCTCAATTAATATTTCACATAAACATTGTAAATGTTGCACAATAAACCgatatatacaatataaattcaaCATATAACTAACTTACACTCTTGGGGTAGACAACATCAGCCTGCAGATAAGTGTTGGCAACGGGAGTGCGTACAATGGCTTCATTTAGTAGCAAAATATCTGTGGCATTACGTTTGCCCCAACTGCTGTTAACGGCCAAGGCGGTGGTGGCAAATACAGCCACAAAAACAATACAGTATTTTAGAGAAATCATATTGTTTTGTAAGCTCAGCGAATGTCCTTTTATGGTTAGAGGTCTAGTTTGgcaattgaaatttttcaaattaaatgaatGCAACTTTTAATTTGCCAACAATATTTATACTCAGTCTTAATGCAGTTCTAGGTAAATATGGTTTCaagtgtttttcttttaaaatttatgcatGAATCAGCTTTTATTGCCAATACAATAGATATTGTTGTTatcaatttgaaatattaaatttgcatttaatctatttagattattttttgttttagctaaaattgttttttatcagttattgaaaattatttcagtCAGTTGGTCTACTGACTATTTTTATTGCCAGCTGTATGTCTTCGAGggactttttttcttttaataagtttttattaaacgTCATTTCCAAAACTTTAAATTATGCCACTTTGTTTGGCAAAATGCTGGCATTGAAATTACAATTAAAGCGACAAACTACAAATTTCTCAATGAAAGCAACATGAAAAATCACCCAGCAGATCTGGTtaactgtcccgaactagtgatttaacCTATCATTTAAGATCACTACTGCTggaagagaaaaaacatggttacgacaactatactatgtgctttgtaacaatatattgttgtcgtacgCGAAGTTTTGTTATTCCAATTCTATTTCAGCAATATTTTAGCTACTGATtcagtattggccattgttagctatgaccttttcccatctttctggcaacatgtgg
Proteins encoded in this region:
- the LOC135960505 gene encoding uncharacterized protein LOC135960505 — translated: MISLKYCIVFVAVFATTALAVNSSWGKRNATDILLLNEAIVRTPVANTYLQADVVYPKSGQTNNRTITAIFIYDRFTNTSGATGSLWSGGPGYKFATVNLKSQYGKGINTTVEIWGK